A window of the Clostridium sp. 'White wine YQ' genome harbors these coding sequences:
- a CDS encoding sensor histidine kinase: MMLLDALNIKINNGLNTLITLLMCVFIIFIMLYLLKGIRRLQRENEKLIREINLLHEKYLYEEEKYKKLDNIKNDFLSLISHELRTPLTSILGFTKIIRKKFLKFIVPELEKNESLDEKIYYNKELIKVNLDIIITEAERLSSMIENILDITKIESGNEILRRESLVIGQTIVKGILATYSLAQEKEIEVEEDIEVGIQNVWGDEEKILQIIINLISNSLKFTPVGGKINVKVKQLNDEFIEVSVIDNGVGIDEKYLGVIFEKFKQVENGDGNKPKGTGLGLYISRNLVELQGGTIGVTSQEGKGSRFYFTLPIYKGDALGNESISS, encoded by the coding sequence ATGATGCTATTAGACGCTTTAAATATAAAAATTAATAATGGATTAAATACACTAATCACACTTTTGATGTGTGTATTTATAATTTTTATTATGTTATATTTATTAAAAGGGATAAGAAGATTACAGCGAGAAAATGAAAAGTTAATTAGAGAGATAAATTTATTACATGAAAAGTACTTATACGAAGAGGAAAAATACAAGAAGCTAGATAACATTAAAAATGATTTTCTATCATTAATATCTCACGAATTGAGAACTCCTCTTACATCTATACTAGGATTTACAAAGATTATAAGAAAAAAATTTTTGAAATTCATAGTTCCTGAATTAGAAAAAAATGAATCTTTAGATGAAAAAATTTATTATAATAAGGAACTAATAAAAGTAAATCTAGATATTATTATTACAGAAGCAGAAAGACTTTCTTCTATGATAGAAAATATTTTAGATATTACAAAAATTGAATCGGGAAATGAGATTCTAAGAAGAGAGTCCTTAGTTATAGGACAAACGATAGTAAAAGGTATATTAGCTACCTACTCCCTAGCTCAAGAAAAAGAAATAGAAGTAGAAGAGGACATAGAAGTAGGGATTCAAAATGTCTGGGGAGATGAAGAGAAAATTTTACAAATAATTATTAATCTTATAAGTAATAGCCTTAAGTTCACGCCGGTGGGTGGAAAAATTAATGTAAAGGTAAAGCAGCTTAATGATGAATTTATAGAGGTTAGTGTAATTGATAATGGGGTTGGAATTGATGAAAAATATTTAGGCGTTATATTTGAGAAATTTAAACAAGTTGAAAATGGAGATGGAAATAAACCCAAAGGCACTGGCTTAGGGTTATATATAAGTAGAAATCTTGTAGAACTTCAAGGGGGAACTATTGGAGTGACTAGCCAAGAAGGAAAAGGAAGTCGTTTCTATTTTACTTTACCCATATATAAAGGAGATGCATTAGGAAATGAAAGTATTAGTAGCTGA
- a CDS encoding PTS lactose/cellobiose transporter subunit IIA, with amino-acid sequence MDPMELIAFNIISNVGMAKSLAVEALREVRGGNKELAAEKLKEADGYMVEAHHSHAELIQKEASGEKVEFSLILMHAEDQMLSAETIKELVKEMIEMYNDLKENK; translated from the coding sequence ATGGATCCAATGGAATTAATTGCATTTAATATTATAAGTAATGTTGGTATGGCTAAGTCATTAGCTGTTGAGGCATTAAGAGAAGTTAGAGGTGGAAATAAAGAATTAGCTGCCGAAAAATTAAAAGAAGCAGATGGATATATGGTTGAAGCCCATCACTCTCATGCTGAATTAATACAAAAAGAAGCATCAGGTGAAAAAGTAGAGTTTTCTCTAATATTAATGCATGCAGAAGACCAAATGCTAAGTGCAGAGACTATTAAAGAATTAGTTAAAGAAATGATTGAAATGTATAATGATTTAAAGGAAAATAAATAA
- a CDS encoding ROK family protein has translation MKNYLCFDIGGTDLKYGLLTEEGEILEKGKTPTDRFNGKAILDNIIRIYNEFKNIQISGIALSIPGFVNCFTGYIEVGGAIPDFNDFNIKEYIEKELNIPVSGENDVNCVALAEKWKGSAKEDDNFLCMTIGTGIGGACFLNGDLYRGATYMAGEFGYMITHGINNNVPSECTLSRSGAILSLREEYAKAKKLPLEKVTGIDVFNAMENGDPIAKLEINKFYDHLAVGIHNLYYVLNPDKILIGGAVSQREDLINELSWRVTGLSDLGHRIKVEACLLKNDAGLIGALYHHLKVIK, from the coding sequence TTGAAAAATTATTTGTGCTTTGATATAGGTGGAACCGATCTAAAGTATGGTTTACTTACTGAAGAAGGGGAAATCTTAGAAAAAGGTAAAACTCCTACTGATAGATTTAATGGTAAGGCAATATTAGACAATATTATAAGAATTTATAATGAATTTAAGAATATACAAATATCAGGGATTGCGTTAAGCATCCCTGGTTTTGTTAATTGCTTTACAGGATATATCGAAGTGGGAGGAGCTATTCCAGACTTTAATGATTTTAATATAAAGGAATATATAGAAAAGGAATTGAATATTCCTGTTTCTGGTGAGAATGATGTAAATTGCGTAGCTTTAGCAGAGAAGTGGAAGGGTAGCGCAAAGGAAGATGATAATTTCTTATGTATGACAATTGGTACAGGTATAGGTGGAGCATGTTTCTTAAATGGGGATCTTTATAGAGGTGCTACATATATGGCTGGAGAATTTGGTTATATGATCACTCATGGAATAAACAATAATGTTCCTTCAGAATGTACATTAAGTAGATCAGGTGCAATACTAAGCCTTAGAGAAGAATATGCAAAGGCTAAAAAACTTCCATTAGAAAAAGTGACAGGAATAGATGTATTTAACGCTATGGAAAATGGAGATCCTATTGCTAAGCTGGAAATAAATAAATTTTATGATCATTTAGCAGTTGGAATTCATAATTTATATTATGTTTTAAATCCAGACAAGATATTGATAGGTGGAGCAGTAAGTCAAAGAGAAGACTTGATTAACGAATTAAGTTGGAGAGTTACTGGACTAAGTGATCTTGGACATAGAATCAAAGTAGAAGCTTGTTTACTAAAAAATGACGCAGGATTAATCGGAGCATTATATCATCATTTAAAAGTTATAAAATAA
- a CDS encoding PTS sugar transporter subunit IIC, producing the protein MNKLEAVMERLLVPVATKLNAQRHVIAVRDAFILTFPITMAGSIIVLINFAILAPDGFIAKILHLGDIFPNLSAAQAVLSPVLNGSTNILAIMIVFLIGRNLSLNMKGDDLLAGLTAVSVYFILYPGSVTIEGVGYLKSQYLGPQGLFVALIVGLLVGEIVTRLSMSEKLKIKLPPEVPPAVARAFVILIPIIIVTVIFSVVNYAITRAYPDGIHALIYKVLQQPLTALSNNVGSIIVFALVSNFLWILGIHGPNTVAAIRDPLFAEANQANLKWVNDNGTAWGAPFHATWAVNDAFANYGGSGCTLGLIIAVFIFSKRADYKDIIKLSVAPGLFNINEPIIFGLPVVLNPILIIPFVLAPVINIIIGYSAIQAGLIPPIAYGVPWTTPGPLIAFLGTGGNWVALLVGLVCLAAATLVYTPFVIAANKTAEREQQAQA; encoded by the coding sequence TTGAATAAACTAGAAGCAGTAATGGAAAGATTATTAGTTCCAGTTGCTACTAAACTTAATGCTCAAAGACACGTAATAGCAGTGCGTGACGCATTTATTTTAACATTTCCAATAACAATGGCGGGTTCAATTATAGTATTAATTAACTTCGCAATATTAGCACCAGACGGATTTATAGCTAAAATTCTTCATTTAGGAGATATTTTTCCTAACTTAAGTGCTGCTCAAGCAGTATTATCACCAGTATTAAACGGTTCTACTAATATACTAGCAATTATGATAGTTTTCCTTATAGGTAGAAACCTTTCTTTAAATATGAAGGGTGATGACTTATTAGCAGGTTTAACAGCTGTATCAGTATACTTTATACTTTATCCAGGTTCTGTAACTATTGAAGGTGTTGGTTACCTAAAGAGTCAATATTTAGGACCACAAGGTTTATTCGTTGCTTTAATAGTTGGTCTTTTAGTTGGTGAAATAGTAACTAGACTTTCTATGTCAGAAAAGTTAAAGATAAAATTACCACCAGAAGTACCACCAGCAGTTGCAAGAGCTTTCGTAATCTTAATTCCAATAATCATTGTAACTGTTATATTCTCAGTAGTTAACTATGCTATTACAAGAGCATATCCAGATGGAATTCACGCATTAATTTATAAAGTATTACAACAACCATTAACAGCTTTAAGTAATAACGTTGGTTCTATAATTGTATTTGCATTAGTATCTAACTTCTTATGGATCTTAGGTATTCATGGACCAAATACAGTTGCTGCAATCAGAGACCCATTATTTGCTGAAGCAAACCAAGCAAACTTAAAATGGGTTAATGATAATGGAACAGCTTGGGGAGCACCATTCCATGCTACATGGGCAGTTAACGATGCATTCGCTAACTATGGTGGATCAGGATGTACTTTAGGTTTAATAATAGCAGTATTCATTTTCTCTAAGAGAGCTGATTACAAAGATATTATTAAATTATCAGTTGCACCAGGATTATTCAACATCAACGAACCAATCATATTTGGTTTACCAGTTGTATTAAATCCAATATTAATAATACCATTCGTATTAGCACCAGTTATAAATATAATTATTGGTTACTCAGCAATTCAAGCTGGACTTATTCCACCAATTGCTTATGGAGTTCCATGGACTACTCCAGGACCATTAATAGCATTCTTAGGAACAGGCGGAAACTGGGTAGCATTATTAGTAGGTCTAGTATGTTTAGCAGCAGCTACACTTGTTTACACTCCATTCGTTATAGCAGCTAATAAGACTGCTGAAAGAGAACAACAAGCTCAAGCTTAA
- a CDS encoding PTS sugar transporter subunit IIB, with the protein MKKILLVCAAGMSTSLLVNKMLDAAKEKGVEVEITALPVSEASKLVDQVDMVLLGPQVRFQKPQVDALVKGRIPVEVIDMRLYGTMNGKAVLEGALTKI; encoded by the coding sequence ATGAAAAAGATTTTACTTGTATGCGCAGCAGGTATGTCCACAAGTCTACTAGTTAATAAAATGTTAGACGCTGCAAAAGAAAAGGGGGTGGAAGTAGAGATAACAGCATTGCCAGTTTCAGAAGCTAGCAAACTTGTAGATCAAGTTGATATGGTTCTTCTTGGACCACAAGTTCGTTTCCAAAAACCTCAAGTTGATGCTTTAGTTAAGGGAAGAATTCCTGTTGAAGTAATTGACATGAGATTATATGGAACAATGAATGGAAAAGCTGTTTTAGAAGGTGCATTAACAAAAATCTAA
- a CDS encoding glycoside hydrolase family 1 protein, whose protein sequence is MIYRKLDEFQQGFLWGSASAAYQVEGAWNEDGKGPSVWDKYVRIPGTTYMNTNGDVAVDNYHRYKEDVALMAEMGLKAYRFSIAWSRIYPEGNGQVNEKGLEFYDNLINELIAHKVEPIITIYHWDIPQGLQDQYGGWESRRIIDDFNEYCITLYKRFGDRVKYWVTLNEQNVFITHGYERELHPPKVRDRKRMYQANHIASLASAKAIASFRKYVPDGKIGPSFAFSPIYPHSPKPEDVLAAENAEELTNYWWLDVYVWGEYPKIAWNILEKEGVTPTIEPGDIEILKAGKPDFMGINYYRTTTVELNPLDGVGDVQMNNSGKKGTTAESGVPGAFKTKRNEFLEATNWDWEIDPQGLRVGMRRISNRYKLPMLITENGLGEFDKLEENDVINDDYRIEYLKKHIEACQGAITDGVELIGYCTWSFTDLLSWLNGYQKRYGFVYVDRDENDEKELRRIKKKSFEWYSNVIKSNGQQL, encoded by the coding sequence ATGATATACAGAAAGCTTGATGAATTTCAACAAGGTTTCCTATGGGGATCGGCATCCGCAGCTTATCAAGTAGAAGGAGCATGGAATGAAGATGGTAAAGGCCCATCAGTTTGGGACAAATACGTTAGAATTCCCGGAACAACTTATATGAACACAAATGGAGATGTAGCTGTTGATAATTATCACAGATACAAAGAAGATGTGGCTTTGATGGCTGAAATGGGCCTAAAAGCGTATAGGTTTTCAATAGCTTGGAGTCGTATCTATCCAGAAGGAAATGGACAAGTTAATGAAAAAGGTTTAGAGTTTTATGATAACTTAATAAATGAATTAATAGCTCATAAAGTAGAACCTATAATTACAATATATCATTGGGATATACCACAAGGCTTACAAGATCAATATGGTGGTTGGGAGTCAAGAAGAATAATTGATGACTTCAATGAATATTGTATAACATTATATAAAAGATTTGGGGACAGAGTTAAATACTGGGTAACACTTAATGAACAAAATGTATTTATAACTCATGGTTATGAAAGAGAATTACACCCACCTAAGGTTAGGGATAGAAAGAGAATGTATCAAGCAAATCATATTGCTAGTTTAGCTAGTGCTAAGGCAATAGCTTCATTTAGAAAATACGTTCCAGATGGTAAAATTGGTCCAAGTTTTGCTTTTTCACCAATTTATCCACATAGTCCAAAACCAGAAGATGTACTAGCTGCAGAAAATGCAGAAGAACTTACAAATTATTGGTGGCTAGATGTATACGTTTGGGGTGAATATCCTAAGATAGCATGGAACATCTTAGAAAAAGAAGGTGTAACACCAACTATCGAACCAGGTGATATAGAAATACTTAAAGCTGGAAAACCAGACTTTATGGGAATTAACTACTATAGAACAACTACAGTAGAATTAAATCCTTTAGATGGAGTTGGAGATGTTCAAATGAACAACTCAGGTAAAAAGGGAACTACAGCTGAAAGTGGAGTGCCAGGGGCATTTAAGACAAAGAGAAATGAATTCCTAGAAGCAACAAATTGGGATTGGGAAATAGATCCTCAAGGGTTAAGAGTAGGAATGAGAAGAATCTCAAATAGATACAAATTACCTATGTTAATAACAGAAAATGGATTAGGTGAATTTGATAAATTAGAAGAAAACGATGTAATTAACGATGACTATAGAATAGAATACTTAAAAAAGCATATTGAAGCTTGCCAAGGTGCCATAACAGATGGCGTTGAACTAATTGGTTACTGTACTTGGTCATTTACAGATCTATTAAGCTGGCTTAACGGATATCAAAAACGTTATGGTTTTGTGTATGTTGATAGAGATGAAAATGATGAAAAAGAATTAAGAAGAATTAAGAAAAAAAGTTTTGAATGGTACAGTAATGTTATCAAATCAAATGGGCAGCAATTATAA
- a CDS encoding MurR/RpiR family transcriptional regulator, with translation MFSPEEIQSLNELEFLLYNYVVKNSEKVIYMRIRDLAKEVHVSTTTILRFCKKMDCNGFSEFKVKLKMFLEEQEKQILNDDKTVFLEFLNRASSKDFDELLNKACNIIHDSAEVLFIGIGNSGGIAAYGAHYFSSLNKLSSSISDPFYPVTGEVKEKSLAIVLSVSGETPTIISHASRLKSNNWKIISITNSKNSTLAQMSDITITYYAQYQTYKYYDITTQLPVMYIIETLAKRVFNLAQNEKK, from the coding sequence ATGTTTAGTCCAGAAGAAATACAAAGCTTAAATGAATTAGAGTTTTTACTATATAATTATGTAGTTAAAAATTCTGAAAAAGTAATATATATGAGAATAAGGGATTTAGCAAAGGAGGTACATGTATCCACCACTACAATATTAAGATTTTGCAAAAAGATGGATTGTAATGGATTTTCTGAATTTAAGGTTAAACTAAAGATGTTTTTAGAGGAACAAGAAAAACAAATCTTAAACGACGATAAAACCGTTTTTTTGGAATTCTTAAATAGAGCATCATCAAAGGATTTTGATGAACTTTTGAATAAAGCGTGTAATATAATACATGATTCAGCTGAGGTGTTATTTATTGGCATAGGGAATTCAGGCGGTATAGCAGCTTATGGAGCTCATTACTTTTCTTCATTAAATAAATTATCATCTTCTATATCAGATCCTTTTTATCCAGTAACAGGAGAAGTAAAGGAAAAAAGCTTGGCTATAGTATTATCAGTTTCAGGGGAAACTCCAACTATAATTAGTCATGCTTCAAGATTAAAAAGCAACAATTGGAAGATTATAAGTATTACAAATAGTAAAAACTCAACTTTAGCACAAATGTCTGATATAACTATAACTTATTATGCACAATATCAGACTTATAAATATTATGATATAACTACACAATTGCCAGTAATGTATATTATTGAAACCTTGGCAAAGAGAGTATTTAACTTAGCTCAAAATGAGAAGAAATAG
- a CDS encoding HNH endonuclease → MYYCEICGKKADIHHIIHRSQGGLDFPLNYKYLCQEHHRGKNGPHKSPEIDLKYKLELQSKLLTLLHKRYYTTQELYSMLDITNNSLKRLTKKMKLYKEGYLTDDLIFCLMGNYFYTYEMLEDLKLEHLVLKLSW, encoded by the coding sequence TTGTATTATTGTGAGATTTGTGGTAAAAAAGCTGATATTCATCACATTATTCACAGAAGTCAAGGCGGACTAGATTTCCCACTAAATTATAAATATCTATGTCAAGAACATCATCGCGGCAAAAATGGACCTCATAAAAGTCCCGAAATAGATTTAAAATATAAGTTAGAACTCCAAAGTAAATTATTAACTTTACTTCATAAAAGATATTATACTACTCAGGAACTTTACTCTATGTTAGATATAACTAATAATTCACTTAAAAGATTAACTAAAAAAATGAAACTTTATAAAGAAGGTTATCTTACAGATGATTTAATTTTTTGTTTAATGGGTAATTACTTTTACACTTATGAAATGTTAGAAGATTTAAAATTAGAGCATTTGGTATTAAAACTATCATGGTAA
- the thrS gene encoding threonine--tRNA ligase: protein MVKITLKDGSLKEFQEGLSVYEIAKSISEGLARVACCGIVNGNVVDLRHEINSDCELSICTFDSQEGKAAFRHTTSHILAQAVKRLYPDVKLAIGPSIENGFYYDFDKENNFSQDDLDKIEKEMSKIVKEDLQIERFELPRAEALKLMEEKNEPYKVELINDLPEDSIISFYKQGEFVDLCAGPHLMSTKTIKAIKILRSAGAYWRGDEKNKMLSRVYGTSFTKKSDLDAHLEALEEAKRRDHNKLGRELGLFTTNERVGQGLPLLMPKGAKIVQILQRWIEDEEEKRGYVLTKTPLMAKSDLYKVSGHWDHYKDGMFVLGDEENDDEVFALRPMTCPFQYTIYNAEQHSYRDLPIRYAETSTLFRNEASGEMHGLIRVRQFTLADGHLIVRPDQLEEEFKGVVDLIKYVMTTLGIQDDITYRFSKWDPNNKEKYIDNPTAWEETQNIMREILNHLQIDYTEADDEAAFYGPKLDIQFKNVHGKEDTIITVQIDFALAERFGMTYVDKDGNKKLPFIIHRSSIGCYERTLAMLIEKYAGALPTWLSPVQAKILPISDKYNDYANEVVKSLRDKGIRVEADYRAEKIGYKIREARLERAPYILIVGEKEEANKEVSVRSRKNGEEGAISLEEFKARIVKEVEEKSI, encoded by the coding sequence ATGGTTAAGATTACACTAAAAGATGGATCCTTAAAAGAGTTTCAAGAGGGTCTTTCAGTTTATGAAATTGCAAAATCTATAAGTGAAGGTTTAGCAAGAGTTGCATGTTGTGGAATCGTCAATGGAAATGTTGTTGACCTACGTCATGAAATTAATTCAGATTGCGAGCTTTCTATTTGCACATTTGATTCTCAAGAAGGAAAGGCTGCTTTTAGACACACAACATCACACATTTTAGCTCAAGCAGTTAAAAGACTGTATCCTGATGTTAAACTTGCTATAGGTCCTTCAATTGAAAATGGATTCTATTATGATTTTGATAAAGAAAATAATTTCTCTCAAGATGATTTAGATAAAATTGAAAAAGAAATGAGTAAAATAGTAAAAGAAGACTTACAAATTGAGAGATTCGAGCTTCCTAGAGCAGAAGCCTTGAAATTGATGGAAGAAAAAAACGAACCATATAAGGTAGAACTAATAAATGATTTACCAGAAGATTCTATAATTTCTTTCTACAAACAAGGTGAATTTGTAGATTTATGTGCTGGCCCACATTTAATGTCTACTAAGACAATAAAGGCTATAAAAATTCTAAGATCTGCTGGTGCTTACTGGAGAGGCGATGAAAAAAACAAGATGCTTTCTAGAGTATATGGAACATCTTTCACTAAGAAGTCTGATTTAGATGCACATCTTGAAGCACTTGAAGAAGCTAAGAGAAGAGACCATAACAAACTTGGTAGAGAACTTGGTTTATTTACTACTAATGAAAGAGTTGGTCAAGGACTTCCATTATTAATGCCTAAAGGTGCTAAGATAGTTCAAATACTTCAAAGATGGATTGAAGATGAAGAAGAAAAAAGAGGTTATGTATTAACTAAAACACCTCTAATGGCTAAGAGTGACCTTTATAAAGTTTCAGGACACTGGGATCACTACAAAGATGGCATGTTTGTACTTGGTGATGAAGAGAATGATGATGAAGTCTTCGCTTTAAGACCAATGACTTGTCCTTTCCAATATACTATTTACAATGCTGAACAACACAGTTATAGAGACCTTCCTATTAGATATGCTGAAACTTCTACTCTATTTAGAAACGAAGCTTCAGGTGAAATGCATGGTCTAATAAGAGTAAGACAATTCACTTTAGCTGATGGACACTTGATAGTTAGACCTGATCAATTAGAAGAAGAATTTAAAGGTGTTGTAGACTTAATAAAATATGTTATGACTACTTTAGGTATCCAAGATGATATCACTTATAGATTTTCTAAGTGGGATCCAAACAACAAAGAAAAATATATTGATAACCCAACTGCTTGGGAAGAAACTCAAAATATAATGAGAGAGATTCTTAATCATCTTCAAATAGACTATACTGAAGCTGATGACGAAGCTGCTTTCTATGGACCAAAGCTTGATATTCAATTCAAGAACGTTCATGGTAAAGAAGACACTATCATAACTGTACAAATTGACTTTGCTCTAGCAGAAAGATTTGGAATGACTTATGTAGATAAGGATGGAAACAAAAAACTTCCATTTATAATTCACAGAAGTTCAATTGGTTGTTATGAAAGAACTTTAGCTATGTTAATTGAAAAATATGCTGGAGCTCTACCAACTTGGTTATCACCAGTTCAAGCTAAAATACTTCCTATCTCTGATAAATATAACGATTATGCTAATGAAGTAGTTAAAAGTCTAAGAGATAAAGGTATAAGAGTTGAAGCTGATTATAGAGCTGAAAAGATAGGTTATAAAATAAGAGAAGCTAGACTTGAAAGAGCTCCATATATACTAATTGTTGGAGAAAAAGAAGAAGCTAATAAAGAAGTTTCTGTTAGAAGTAGAAAAAATGGAGAAGAGGGTGCTATTTCTTTAGAAGAGTTCAAGGCTAGAATTGTTAAAGAAGTAGAAGAAAAGAGTATTTAA
- a CDS encoding homoserine dehydrogenase, with amino-acid sequence MVRISLLGYGVVGTGLIELLENNKDKLENIEVVSILVRSFEKHKNKKFSEILTTDIEEFFSKDTDIVVEVMGGINPAYDFVKRALSLGRNVVTANKDLIAEYGGKLIDLARKKGVNLKFEASVGGGIPLLKPLLESLEGNEIKSITGILNGTTNFILTKMSRENLCYSKALREAQKQGFAEANPESDVLGYDAARKLAILSTLAYKKKISWKDINTKGITNLERQDFIYAKELGYQIKLIAVSRKVKDEVYASVEPALIDGDSLFSQINYEVNGVIFHGDAVGDVSFIGKGAGMLPTASAVYSDILDIIKGRGELPTKYVEEVIIKETIYDKSSLLIRMNTNDKRSAIKAVRDKFSKAQLVGEKKDEIAFYLEIESEIEIIKLLNALIKEGKINSYSRLPKVS; translated from the coding sequence ATGGTTAGGATATCTTTATTAGGATATGGAGTGGTAGGAACAGGATTAATTGAATTATTAGAAAATAATAAAGACAAGTTAGAGAATATAGAAGTAGTGTCTATTTTAGTGAGAAGTTTTGAAAAGCATAAAAATAAAAAATTTAGTGAAATACTAACAACGGATATAGAAGAATTTTTTAGCAAAGATACAGACATAGTTGTTGAGGTGATGGGTGGAATAAATCCAGCATATGACTTTGTGAAAAGGGCTTTAAGCTTAGGGCGAAATGTTGTAACGGCAAATAAGGATTTGATAGCAGAGTATGGGGGAAAGCTAATTGACCTTGCAAGAAAAAAGGGTGTTAATCTAAAATTCGAAGCTTCAGTAGGAGGGGGTATTCCTTTACTTAAGCCTTTGCTTGAATCCTTGGAGGGAAATGAAATAAAAAGCATAACAGGTATACTGAATGGAACTACAAATTTTATATTAACTAAAATGAGTAGGGAAAATCTTTGCTATAGTAAAGCATTAAGAGAGGCTCAAAAGCAAGGCTTTGCAGAAGCAAATCCAGAGTCAGATGTTCTGGGATATGATGCAGCTAGAAAATTAGCAATATTATCAACCTTAGCCTACAAGAAAAAGATCTCTTGGAAAGATATAAATACCAAAGGAATAACAAACTTGGAAAGGCAGGATTTTATATATGCCAAGGAACTCGGATATCAGATAAAACTAATTGCAGTCAGTAGAAAAGTTAAGGACGAAGTATATGCATCAGTTGAACCAGCACTAATTGATGGGGATAGTTTATTCTCACAAATAAATTATGAAGTAAATGGAGTTATATTTCATGGAGATGCAGTTGGGGATGTAAGCTTTATTGGAAAAGGTGCAGGTATGTTACCTACTGCATCAGCTGTATATAGTGATATTTTAGATATAATAAAGGGAAGAGGAGAACTTCCAACTAAATATGTGGAAGAAGTGATTATAAAGGAAACGATATATGATAAGTCATCCCTACTTATAAGAATGAATACAAATGATAAGAGGAGTGCAATAAAGGCTGTTAGAGACAAGTTCAGTAAAGCTCAATTAGTTGGTGAAAAAAAAGATGAAATTGCATTCTACTTAGAAATAGAAAGTGAAATAGAAATTATTAAACTGTTAAATGCATTAATTAAAGAAGGAAAAATAAATTCATATAGCAGACTTCCAAAAGTATCATAA